A genomic window from Legionellales bacterium includes:
- the aroQ gene encoding type II 3-dehydroquinate dehydratase, which translates to MHKIWIIHGPNLNLLGTREPETYGHVTLNELNKALLSQALPQHAELLCQQFNDEGAIINCIHQAKLQAVNMLIINAGAYTHTSIAIRDALLGVAIPLIEVHLSNVYAREPFRHQSYLSDIALGTIGGFGTQSYHLALEAALHYLSSHS; encoded by the coding sequence ATGCATAAAATTTGGATTATTCATGGCCCTAATTTGAATTTACTCGGCACGCGCGAGCCAGAAACCTATGGCCATGTTACGTTGAATGAATTAAACAAAGCTTTGCTGTCACAAGCTTTACCACAGCATGCTGAATTACTCTGCCAACAGTTTAACGATGAAGGCGCCATCATCAATTGCATTCATCAAGCAAAACTTCAAGCCGTCAATATGTTGATCATCAACGCCGGCGCCTATACTCATACCAGCATTGCTATTCGCGATGCCTTATTAGGTGTGGCTATTCCATTGATCGAAGTGCATTTATCCAATGTTTATGCGCGTGAGCCCTTTCGTCATCAATCGTATTTAAGCGATATCGCGCTGGGTACAATTGGAGGATTTGGTACGCAAAGTTATCATCTCGCATTGGAGGCGGCGCTTCATTATTTATCATCACATTCATAA